A window from Podospora bellae-mahoneyi strain CBS 112042 chromosome 1 map unlocalized CBS112042p_1, whole genome shotgun sequence encodes these proteins:
- a CDS encoding uncharacterized protein (EggNog:ENOG503P01P; COG:S), with product MAVTIQHLNSDATFLLAFEPRIYEHSRAGPSKSPKPFRILLDPWITGPGKVMHSKIAKETHRQPPCILSLLELPEPDLVIISHHSSKHCNKATLQQLPAIGTKTVILTTPASGSKIKSWKYFEKSKVRTLPKWKPQEPGRLHILRFPTPSTPPGEPGEITVAFLPRKHDILGLQYAIGITYRPPPPPLYHLPLPPRLRSKSQTSVRTPLSPVSVQQQPKQHPLPPLDDRPISILYIPHGIPYPTIHTYITNHLISEAALPLTVLLHPFNNTHHRGTVPSGIGIAIKLAAKVWIGAHNGDLVLRGLINRLLFSRRRKIPKQYTKDDIHQLLATKEEEENATTTNKTAVLVLEPGEKTTLHSTTSKPGGGGVVMGTFTDRGELQDEQQGCHDHGDAESTKGQDDDDDNNNNNNNNNNNNNNNNNNNNNNNNNNNKNKTAKDNVGSSSSGKTPATAAAGISIPSLEKCNWRSNLELFLKKEEVHHGGRVPV from the coding sequence ATGGCCGTCACTATACAACACCTCAACAGCGATGCCACCTTTTTGTTGGCCTTTGAACCCAGAATCTATGAACACAGCCGAGCTGGTCCATCCAAGAGCCCAAAGCCATTCCGAATTCTGCTAGACCCATGGATCACAGGACCGGGCAAAGTCATGCATTCAAAGATAGCTAAAGAAACTCACAGACAGCCACCCTGCATCTTGTctctccttgagcttccCGAGCCAGATTTGGTCATTATATCCCACCACAGCTCCAAACATTGCAATAAAGCTACCCTCCAGCAGCTCCCAGCCATTGGTACGAAAACGGTCATCTTAACAACACCAGCCTCAGGAAGCAAAATCAAGAGCTGGAAATACTTTGAGAAGAGTAAAGTCAGAACACTGCCCAAATGGAAACCCCAAGAACCAGGCAGACTTCACATATTGCGattcccaaccccatccacacCCCCAGGAGAGCCAGGAGAAATAACAGTAGCCTTCCTTCCTCGAAAGCACGATATTTTAGGCCTTCAATACGCAATAGGAATCACCTACCggccgccaccacccccattaTACCACctgccccttcccccacGACTCCGGAGTAAATCCCAAACCAGTGTGAGAACCCCCCTATCTCCAGTCTCAGTCCAGCAACAACCGAAGCAACATCCCTTACCACCCCTAGACGACAGACCCATCAGCATCCTCTACATCCCCCACGGAATCCCCTACCCAACAATCCACACCTACATAACCAACCACCTAATCTCCGAAGCCGCCCTCCCACTgaccgtcctcctccacccattcaacaacacccaccaccgcGGGACCGTCCCATCAGGAATCGGAATAGCAATCAAACTAGCCGCCAAAGTCTGGATTGGCGCCCACAACGGCGACCTAGTCCTCCGCGGCCTCATCAACAGGCTGTTGTtttccagaagaagaaaaatcCCCAAGCAGTACACCAAGGACGACATTCATCAGCTTCTCgcaacaaaagaagaagaagagaatgcaacaacaacaaacaagacagctgtccttgtccttgaaccCGGCGAGAAGACCACCCTTCACAGCACGACGAGCaagcctggtggtggtggtgttgtcatgGGGACGTTCACCGACCGAGGGGAACTGCAAGATGAGCAGCAGGGATGCCATGATCACGGCGATGCTGAGAGTACTAAGGGtcaagacgacgacgacgacaacaacaacaacaacaacaacaacaacaacaacaacaacaacaacaacaacaacaacaacaacaacaacaacaacaacaacaaaaacaagacTGCCAAGGATAATGTTGGCTCATCAAGTTCCGGGAAAacgccagcaacagcagcagcagggataTCCATCCCCTCTTTGGAAAAGTGCAATTGGCGGTCCAACTTGGAGTTGTTTCTCAAAAAGGAAGAGGTTCATCACGGAGGGAGGGTGCCGGTTTGA
- a CDS encoding uncharacterized protein (EggNog:ENOG503NYY2; COG:S) has translation MPPRSSLTSSFSITDANNEVVCPLHNQDGSSCRKRCIGEKRYRSMQEHIRRAHPEHYIAKLPATEESFLLMINTPPRPTAQPTSAPAHMSQNKGPAHGYRRDDSSAPGTPRHPDEYQGGAAMYPAAAALAQLHSYKSEHGWESEGDWHSDHEGGRPRTSVELPPIHLTNADVTSMPYSGLDPNRRREVLPSIMANSPPGRSSTLPPLHRPLDANRPRKQSISKRSHHRRKSKGAAAEWLRRIQNDVNPDLLKPGGADRKALSVEPTTDFGKRWEDLIDAAASATEDIDEDRTPSPVSIPRASLPPFPHNTFTSYQASPLQQALTPPSYNNEGPDPFPSVESGESGDNFHIESRGLSDSSPSFSSQNTQIYCAACQGVSLLRESYACTECICGLCQACVDVLMGEQGARRKCPRCATIGGRFKPFQLDIR, from the exons ATGCCTCCAAGGTCTTCTCTCACTTCGTCCTTTTCCATTACCGACGCCAACAATGAGGTTGTGTGCCCGCTTCACAATCAGGATGGTTCCAGTTGCAGAAAGCGCTGCATTGGC GAGAAGAGATACCGCTCAATGCAGGAGCATATTCGAAGAGCGCATCCAGAGCACTATATCGCCAAGCTGCCTGCAACCGAGGAGAGCTTCTTGCTCATGATCAACACCCCACCGCGACCGACCGCCCAGCCTACCTCTGCTCCAGCGCACATGAGCCAGAACAAAGGACCGGCGCATGGCTACCGTAGAGATGACTCCAGTGCCCCTGGCACCCCGCGGCACCCTGATGAGTACCAGGGCGGAGCCGCCATGTATCCTGCTGCAGCCGCCCTGGCGCAGCTGCACAGCTACAAGAGCGAGCACGGATGGGAGTCTGAAGGG GACTGGCATTCAGACCACGAAGGCGGCAGGCCGAGGACATCGGTCGAACTGCCACCCATACATCTGACCAATGCAGATGTGACGAGCATGCCGTATTCCGGTCTTGATCCTAATAGGCGTCGCGAGGTTCTTCCCTCGATTATGGCCAACTCTCCCCCAGGCCGATCCTCAACCCTCCCGCCACTGCACAGACCCCTAGATGCCAACCGCCCGCGCAAGCAGTCCATCTCAAAACGGAGCCATCACCGGAGAAAATCCAAGGGTGCTGCCGCTGAATGGCTGCGCCGGATTCAAAATGATGTGAATCCCGATCTCCTCAAACCAGGCGGTGCCGACAGAAAAGCCCTTTCGGTCGAGCCAACAACTGATTTTGGCAAGCGCTGGGAGGATCTGATCGATGCGGCCGCCTCGGCAACGGAAGACATCGATGAGGACAGAACTCCA TCGCCCGTATCCATCCCACGTGCATCACTGCCGCCATTCCCTCACAATACTTTCACGAGCTACCAAGCGTCCCCCTTACAACAAGCCCTCACGCCCCCGTCTTACAACAACGAAGGCCCCGACCCGTTCCCGTCGGTCGAGAGCGGCGAAAGCGGCGATAATTTTCACATCGAATCTCGGGGCCTGTCCGATTCGTCGCCCAGCTTTTCCTCCCAAAACACGCAGATATACTGCGCTGCCTGCCAGGGCGTCTCGCTACTGCGGGAATCTTATGCTTGTACCGAGTGCATCTGCGGTCTTTGCCAGGCATGCGTCGACGTCTTGATGGGTGAGCAGGGTGCTCGCAGGAAATGCCCGCGTTGCGCCACGATAGGGGGCCGCTTCAAACCCTTTCAGCTCGACATTCGGTAA
- the TVP23 gene encoding Golgi apparatus membrane protein tvp23 (COG:U; EggNog:ENOG503P0YN) translates to MEQPQPAAGSLSWRLSSHPITLLTFLGFRVSSLLVYLFGLLFTDNLVMIFIITILLLAADFYYLKNIAGRRLVGLRWWNEVDPSTGDSHWVFESSEPGTKVINATDSRFFWIAIYAQPLFWIALAVVAVFSFKFIWLPLIAIALVLTITNSLAFSRCDKFSQASNIAGSAFNGGNLAGSIASNMVGRFFTR, encoded by the exons ATggaacaaccccaaccagcGGCAGGCTCCCTGAGCTGGCGATTATCCTCCCACCCAATAACCCTCCTCACATTCCTAGGCTTCCGAGTCT cGAGCTTACTAGTCTACCTCTTCGGACTCCTCTTCACCGACAACCTCGTCAtgatcttcatcatcaccatcctcctcctcgccgccgactTTTACTACCTCAAAAACATCGCCGGCCGCCGCCTGGTCGGCCTCCGCTGGTGGAACGAAGTCGACCCGTCGACTGGGGACTCCCACTGGGTGTTTGAGAGCAGCGAGCCGGGGACAAAGGTGATCAACGCGACGGACAGTAGGTTCTTTTGGATTGCGATTTACGCCCAGCCGCTGTTTTGGATcgcgctggcggtggtggcggtgtttAGTTTCAAGTTTATTTGGTTGCCGCTTATTG CTATTGCGCTTGTGTTGACGATCACGAACTCGCTTGCTTTTTCGAGGTGCGACAAGTTTAGCCAGGCGTCGAATATTGCGGGGAGCGCGTTTAATGGTGGGAATTTGGCGGGGAGCATTGCGAGTAATATGGTGGGGAGGTTCTTTACGAGATGA
- a CDS encoding uncharacterized protein (COG:T; EggNog:ENOG503NX54): protein MAYNRSYNPDELPRFAEPEQKGPRSPTGQAPPPSSRYENKPPPPRPIEHKNSHYDRYDQTSRLSPRHAPPPDRYGGMSPPPTATQGRPVQQTRPPASSRPPPSPAPRDSAADPTLLPLFRAVDKDGTGQLSEKELSAALVNGDWTAFDPQTVRMMIRMFDSDRSGTIGFEEFCGLWSFLASWRTLFDRFDTDRSGNISLEEFKGALVAFRYRLSDQFIKVLFKTYDKRGEGVMSFDLFVQACISLKRMTDVFKKYDEDRDGYITLSFEDFLTEILRQLR from the exons ATGGCCTACAACAGATCCTACAACCCAGATGAGCTGCCCAG ATTTGCGGAGCCAGAACAA AAAGGACCAAGGTCGCCCACTGGACAggccccccctccatcctcccgATACGAGAACAAGCCACCCCCGCCTCGCCCGATCGAGCACAAAAACTCACACTACGACCGCTACGACCAGACCAGCCGGTTGTCCCCACGACACGCCCCGCCTCCGGACCGATACGGCGGCATGAGCCCCCCTCCGACAGCTACCCAGGGACGCCCGGTTCAGCAGACCCGTCCGCCTGCCAGCTCCCGCCCACCCCCGAGTCCCGCCCCGCGCGATAGCGCCGCTGACCCAACCTTGCTCCCTCTCTTCCGGGCCGTGGACAAGGATG GCACCGGTCAACTCTCGGAAAAGGAGCTCTCGGCCGCCCTCGTCAACGGCGACTGGACCGCCTTCGATCCACAAACCGTCCGCATGATGATCCGCATGTTCGACTCTGACCGGTCAGGCACCATCGGATTTGAGGAGTTTTGCGGGCTGTGGTCCTTCCTTGCCTCGTGGCGCACGCTTTTTGACCGGTTCGACACGGACCGGTCGGGGAACATTTCCCTGGAGGAGTTCAAGGGCGCACTGGTGGCGTTTAGGTACCGCCTCAGCGACCAGTTCATCAAGGTTCTGTTCAAGACGTATGacaagaggggggagggagtgatGAGCTTTGACTTATTTGTGCAGGCTTGTATTAGcctgaagaggatgacggaTGTGTTTAAGAAGTATGATGAGGATCGGGATGGGTATATCACGTTGAGCTTTGAGGATTTTTTGACGGAGATATTGAGGCAGTTGAGGTAG
- a CDS encoding uncharacterized protein (COG:A; EggNog:ENOG503P3AV) encodes MSKLFIGGLAWHTEEATLRQKFEEFGVVEEAVVVKDRDTGRSRGFGFVRYTNPDDAQKAISAMNNIEFDGRQIRVDKASDTGPRGGGRGGPPGFGRGGYGAVQMGGSPMPMAYGAPQPYGMPPNVYVQPYGRGYSQAVPAGYAAPPQTWQQPYGYPDPSQQGQPRQQPQPNPGQGY; translated from the exons ATGTCCAAGTTGTTTATTGG CGGCCTCGCATGGCACACCGAGGAGGCTACTCTGAGGCAAAAGTTTGAGGAGTTTGGCGTGGTGGAAGAAGCA GTTGTTGTCAAAGATCGCGACACTGGCCGTAGTAGAGGCTTCGGTTTCGTCAGATACACCAACCCAGACGACGCCCAGAAAGCCATCTCTGCGATGAACAACATTGA ATTCGACGGCCGTCAGATCCGTGTCGACAAGGCCTCGGACACTGGTCCCAGAGGCggcggacgaggaggtcCTCCTGGCTTCGGCCGTGGTGGATACGGAGCCGTCCAGATGGGAGGTTCTCCGATGCCCATGGCATACGGCGCCCCGCAACCGTACGGAATGCCACCCAACGTCTACGTCCAGCCTTACGGACGCGGATACTCCCAGGCCGTCCCGGCAGGCTACgctgcccctccccaaa CCTGGCAACAGCCATACGGATACCCTGATCCCTCCCAGCAAGGCCAGCCGCgccagcagccgcagcctaACCCAGGTCAAGGATACTAG
- a CDS encoding uncharacterized protein (COG:F; EggNog:ENOG503NXCF), with product MPTTSTLRRALLYVPSSSQKFLSKSLLLPHTTDNITYDLEDSVTSSLKPTARTNLLSHLSSLPKPPPNIGELAVRINAISTPYALTDLTTLAPLPSSTLSTIVIPKVNSPSDLTFVIDILRQVSPQNEPPKKVIALIESAKAVMDLKQICEAGKGCLDGLIFAAEDFALDLSLTRTPSLREFLYARSAIATAARAFELSSTIDLVCTSYKGEEGKARLEEECRDGKEVGFNGKQCIHPSQVEIAQRMFAPDEKEVEWAVRVVIADEKAQAAGRGAWTLDDKMIDAPVVGKAHSVVTKAEKCAIDVEGLRRKWQGQEPE from the exons AtgccaaccacctccaccctccgccGGGCACTCTTATACG tcccctcctcctcccaaaaattcctctccaaatcccttctcctcccccacacaACAGACAACATAACCTATGACCTCGAAGACTccgtcacctcctccctcaaacccACCGCCCGCACAAACCTCCtatcccacctctcctcccttcccaaacctccccccaacaTCGGTGAACTCGCCGTCCGCATAAACGCCATCTCCACTCCCTATGCCCTCAccgacctcaccaccctcgcccccttaccctcctccaccctctctACAATCGTGATCCCCAAAGTCAACTCCCCATCCGACCTCACCTTCGTAATCGACATTCTCCGCCAAGTCTCCCCCCAAAATGAACCACCAAAGAAGGTCATCGCTCTGATCGAGTCCGCCAAGGCGGTCATGGACCTGAAGCAAATCTGCGAGGCAGGAAAGGGGTGTCTTGACGGCTTGATCTTTGCTGCCGAGGACTTTGCCTTGGATCTGAGCTTGACTCGCACGCCGAGTCTTCGGGAGTTCTTGTACGCCAGGAGTGCGATTGCTACCGCGGCGAGGGCGTTTGAGCTGAGTAGCACTATTGATTTGGTGTGCACATCTTAcaagggtgaggaagggaaggcgaggttggaggaggagtgcaGAGATGGGAAGGAGGTAGGGTTTAACGGGAAGC AATGTATACATCCCAGCCAGGTTGAGATCGCGCAACGAATGTTTGCGCCGGATGAAAAAGAGGTCGAGTGGGCTGTCAGAGTAGTGATTGCAGATGAAAAGGCCCAGGCTGCTGGAAGAGGGGCGTGGACACTGGATGATAAGATGATTGATGCTCCCGTGGTTGGGAAGGCTCATTCCGTCGTCACCAAGGCCGAAAAATGTGCCATTGACGTAGAGGGACTGAGGAGGAAATGGCAGGGTCAAGAACCAGAGTAA
- a CDS encoding uncharacterized protein (EggNog:ENOG503P2FI; COG:P), with amino-acid sequence MPAEAKVDELWLFGYGSLIWKPPPHFDRRIPGWVTGYVRRFWQSEDHRGTPEAPGRVVTLISRSYWEQLTDHHDSAPERVWGVAYRIIPERVAEVKDYLDIREINGYTIHYTPFYPAPSIDDNTNDPLTALPGKLPIQTLVYIGTPDNEQFVGPQDPQKLAEHIYRSEGPSGLNRDYLWGLEKALDELSPESGDEHVTDLSNRVRAVAAAAAAEGKGEVVVSQTDRKNQILRAQSPVSVSLDGSSSSLEHQHEHHHHHQHHEFQKVSSINEQEETEKAS; translated from the exons ATGCCAGCCGAAGCCAAAGTTGATGAGCTTTGGTTGTTTGGATACGG GAGTTTGATCTGGAAACCGCCGCCACACTTTG ACAGGAGAATCCCAGGCTGGGTGACAGGCTATGTGAGACGGTTCTGGCAA AGCGAAGACCACCGTGGCACCCCCGAAGCCCCAGGACGAGTCGTGACTCTCATCTCGCGCTCATACTGGGAGCAGCTGACCGACCACCATGACTCGGCCCCCGAGAGAGTCTGGGGCGTCGCCTACCGCATCATCCCCGAGCGCGTCGCCGAGGTGAAGGACTATCTCGACATTCGCGAGATAAACGGCTACACAATCCACTACACCCCCTTCTACCCAGCACCCAGCATCGATGACAACACCAACGATCCGCTGACTGCCCTGCCCGGGAAACTGCCGATCCAAACGCTGGTTTACATCGGCACGCCAGACAACGAGCAGTTCGTCGGCCCGCAGGACCCCCAGAAGCTAGCCGAGCACATCTACCGCAGCGAGGGGCCGTCGGGGCTGAACCGTGATTACTTGTGGGGTCTCGAAAAGGCCCTCGATGAACTCAGTCCGGAAAGCGGTGACGAGCACGTCACCGACCTGTCGAATCGGGTTCgagcggtggcggcggcagcggcggcggaagggaaaggagaggtggtggtgagccaGACTGACAGAAAAAACCAAATCTTGCGTGCGCAATCTCCTGTCAGTGTCAGTCTGGAcggttcttcttcttctttggagCATCAACAtgagcatcatcatcatcatcaacatcacgaGTTCCAAAAGGTCAGCAGCATAAACGAGCaagaagagacagaaaaggCTTCGTGA